The proteins below come from a single Tenuifilum thalassicum genomic window:
- a CDS encoding ABC transporter permease, which translates to MERKNKRLEDLARSGSPMRIAIRRLLADRLAVASISFIAFVALVAILGYLITPDSTPFANNQHLQLATLKPGAKVKFLLVRKQHDVKQRNLIGRMLFGQESIYDEIPVDSIYIDGYKVYATEYNPIPESNAFVREFFLPEVLYGLDKDKKFLADGDTLIVFQNNGKETRVNLQDAKDELFRSRIIERRFWLGTDRFGRDLLSRLIIGARISLSVGFIAVAIALVIGILFGAIAGFSRGFVDDAIMWLVNVVWSVPTLLMVIALTMVIGKGFWQIFVAVGLTMWVDMARVVRGQVMSVREKEYVEAARVLGYSRWRTIFRHVLPNILAPVIIVSASNFSTAILLEAGLSFLGVGVQPPAPSWGTMIRDHYGYIIMGKAYLALIPGFAMMLLVLAFNLLGNSLRDALDPRE; encoded by the coding sequence TTGGAAAGGAAGAACAAGCGTTTAGAGGATTTAGCAAGGAGTGGTTCGCCCATGCGAATAGCTATTCGAAGGCTTTTGGCCGATAGGCTGGCTGTTGCTTCCATCTCATTTATTGCATTTGTTGCTTTAGTGGCAATTCTTGGCTATCTTATTACACCCGACAGCACCCCTTTTGCCAACAATCAGCATCTACAACTTGCCACGCTAAAGCCTGGAGCAAAGGTTAAATTCCTTTTGGTCCGCAAACAGCATGATGTTAAGCAACGAAATCTAATTGGCCGGATGCTTTTTGGACAGGAGTCCATTTACGATGAGATTCCTGTTGATTCCATATATATTGATGGTTACAAGGTTTATGCAACGGAGTATAACCCTATTCCTGAATCAAATGCATTTGTTAGGGAGTTTTTCCTACCAGAGGTACTATATGGGTTAGATAAAGACAAAAAGTTTCTAGCTGATGGCGATACTCTAATAGTATTCCAAAACAATGGCAAAGAGACTCGAGTGAACTTGCAGGATGCTAAAGATGAACTATTTAGGAGTAGGATAATAGAACGGCGATTTTGGTTGGGCACCGATAGGTTTGGACGCGATTTGCTAAGCAGGCTTATAATTGGCGCACGCATTTCGCTTTCAGTTGGCTTTATAGCGGTAGCAATAGCCCTTGTCATTGGTATCTTGTTTGGCGCCATTGCTGGGTTTTCCCGTGGTTTTGTCGACGATGCCATAATGTGGTTGGTAAATGTGGTTTGGTCGGTTCCTACATTGCTTATGGTAATTGCTTTGACCATGGTTATTGGTAAAGGTTTTTGGCAAATATTTGTTGCCGTTGGCCTTACAATGTGGGTAGATATGGCGCGTGTGGTTCGCGGACAGGTGATGAGCGTAAGGGAGAAAGAGTATGTTGAAGCCGCAAGGGTTTTAGGATATAGCCGATGGCGAACAATTTTCAGACACGTACTTCCAAATATCTTGGCACCTGTTATAATTGTTTCGGCAAGCAATTTTTCAACAGCTATTCTTCTTGAGGCAGGCCTAAGCTTTTTAGGAGTTGGAGTGCAGCCGCCAGCACCATCGTGGGGAACAATGATTCGCGACCACTATGGATATATCATAATGGGGAAAGCATACCTAGCGCTTATCCCTGGCTTTGCCATGATGCTCCTTGTTTTAGCGTTCAATCTGCTTGGTAATAGCCTCCGTGATGCATTGGATCCTAGGGAATAA
- the lysS gene encoding lysine--tRNA ligase, with amino-acid sequence MALYEELSEQEIIRRQSLEEMRKLGVDPYPAAMYPVSHSTADILGDFENMCEKQADVCVAGRIMSRRIMGNASFFELQDEKGKIQIYVKRDDICPGEDKTLYNKVFKKLLDIGDIVGIKGFVFRTKMGEESIHAKELTVLAKSLRPLPIVKEKDGKVFDAVTDPEFRYRQRYVDLIINPGVRETFRKRATIINTMREFFNSKGYLEVETPILQPIPGGAAARPFVTHHNALDIPLYLRIANELYLKRLIVGGFNGVYEFAKDFRNEGMDRTHNPEFTVMEIYVAYKDYFWMMDFTEEMLERVALALHGTTKVTFGDKEIDFKRPFRRMTMTDAIKEYAGVDITGKTEEELREICKQLEIETDETMGKGKLIDAIFGEKCEEHLVQPTFIMDYPIEMSPLCKRHRNNPELTERFELFVAGKELCNAYSELNDPIDQLERFQEQLRLSERGDDEAMYIDMDFVRALEYGMPTCSGMGIGIDRLTMFMTNQQSIQDVLLFPQMRPEKKPQKDSVEAYTQKGIPAEWVPVLQKMGFSTVASLKGAAAGKLFNDLCGYNKKNKLGLANPSMDDVKKWVE; translated from the coding sequence ATGGCTTTATACGAAGAACTTAGCGAACAGGAAATAATCCGTAGACAATCGCTTGAAGAAATGCGCAAATTAGGGGTAGATCCCTACCCTGCTGCGATGTATCCTGTATCGCACAGCACTGCCGATATCTTAGGCGATTTCGAGAATATGTGCGAAAAGCAAGCAGATGTTTGCGTTGCAGGACGTATTATGTCGCGTCGTATTATGGGAAATGCATCTTTCTTTGAACTTCAGGACGAGAAAGGCAAGATTCAAATCTACGTCAAACGCGATGACATCTGCCCTGGCGAAGATAAAACTTTGTATAATAAGGTATTTAAGAAACTACTCGATATTGGCGATATTGTTGGTATCAAGGGTTTTGTTTTCCGCACCAAGATGGGTGAAGAATCAATACATGCCAAGGAGCTAACAGTTCTTGCCAAATCATTAAGGCCATTACCAATTGTAAAAGAGAAAGACGGTAAGGTATTTGATGCGGTAACAGACCCTGAGTTTCGTTATCGTCAGCGTTATGTCGACCTTATCATCAATCCTGGTGTTCGCGAAACATTCCGCAAACGCGCAACCATAATTAATACCATGCGTGAGTTTTTCAACTCAAAGGGTTACCTTGAGGTTGAAACACCAATTCTACAACCCATTCCAGGCGGTGCTGCGGCGCGTCCATTTGTTACGCATCACAATGCACTCGACATCCCCCTTTATCTTCGCATTGCCAACGAGTTGTACCTAAAAAGACTTATTGTTGGCGGGTTTAACGGGGTATATGAATTTGCCAAAGATTTCCGAAACGAGGGTATGGACCGCACCCATAATCCCGAGTTTACCGTCATGGAAATTTACGTGGCCTACAAGGATTACTTTTGGATGATGGATTTCACCGAGGAGATGCTTGAGCGCGTGGCTCTTGCCCTACATGGAACTACAAAAGTAACTTTTGGCGATAAGGAAATCGATTTTAAACGTCCATTCCGCCGCATGACTATGACCGATGCAATTAAGGAATATGCGGGTGTTGATATTACTGGGAAAACAGAGGAAGAGCTTAGAGAAATATGCAAACAGCTAGAGATTGAGACTGATGAAACCATGGGTAAAGGCAAACTGATTGATGCCATCTTTGGTGAGAAATGTGAGGAGCACCTCGTACAGCCAACCTTTATCATGGACTACCCAATTGAGATGTCGCCACTATGCAAGCGACACCGCAATAATCCTGAACTAACTGAACGTTTTGAGCTATTCGTTGCAGGTAAGGAGCTATGCAACGCCTACAGCGAATTGAACGACCCCATCGACCAATTGGAACGTTTCCAGGAACAGCTCAGATTAAGCGAGCGTGGCGACGATGAGGCCATGTACATCGATATGGATTTTGTGCGCGCTCTTGAATATGGCATGCCCACCTGCTCGGGTATGGGCATTGGAATCGACCGCCTTACCATGTTCATGACCAACCAGCAATCCATACAAGATGTACTGCTGTTCCCTCAAATGCGACCCGAAAAGAAACCCCAAAAGGACTCGGTTGAGGCATATACTCAAAAGGGCATTCCTGCCGAATGGGTGCCAGTTTTACAAAAGATGGGATTCTCAACTGTAGCTTCGCTTAAAGGCGCAGCAGCAGGTAAGCTATTTAACGACCTCTGCGGCTATAACAAAAAGAACAAGCTCGGACTGGCAAACCCTAGCATGGACGATGTAAAAAAGTGGGTTGAGTAA
- a CDS encoding efflux RND transporter permease subunit: protein MDNKNIIRNFGPTTWALKNRNTIFLLSFIIALFGIVAYKGLPKELFPEVYYPTIMVQTFYPGNPPVDIENLITRPLEKELEDVKGLKKLSSTSLQDASMILVEFNTDVSIPDALQETKDAVDRAKSELPNDLLTDPVVNDIDFSEFPIININLSGDYSIQELKRFAEYLEDEIEAIPEVSKVNIQGVEDREIVIEVDMIKLESLGLSFTDIENAVRFENVSMSGGDIKIGKTRRSIRIIGEFASIKEIEAISVKRDKDKTIYLRDVAKVKDTFKEPTTIARLNGKPVVSVQVVKKSGENLLNATDQIFAILEHAQKSKVLPAQLELTITNDQSDLIRKQLSNLENSMILGVILVVLVLFYFLGTRNALFVGLSIPLSMLLSFVVINLIGYRINMIVLFSLILALGMLVDNAIVVVENIYRFVDNGHKPFEAARLAVGEIAGPVIASTITTLAAFLPLAFWQGLTGEFMKNLPVTLIIVLTSSLAVALVIIPVITATFIKHGDEMHDNIPDKRKAYRASSIIGAFAVVFYLTKVFILANILAILAIIIFLNAIFFYKVERWFRYRFLTWLERAYTKVLTFSLVGKRPFWITLGTFFLLIFTIIFFAIRSPEIKFFPSSDPNYINVIAELPIGSDLAATDSVMMMIENDINRVLAPNKEIVKSVLTTVGKGDPEKWALAGSQFNKGLTTITFVDYKDRGGVNTSKIMRQLNEELLNKYPGVKISIAQNQMGPPAGKAINIEVSGQDFETLISSADSIISYINSNNIDGIEGLKLDIELGKPELIVKIDRDKARRFGLSTMQIASTIRTAIYGKEISKFKDGEDDYSIQLRYADKYRYSLADIMNQKIGFMENGQLVQIPLSAVADFEYSNTYGSVMRKDKKRVVTIYSNVVKGYNATSINNQLKLLLSDFNLPEGYSISFTGEQEEQQKSMEFLSRAMLIALSLILLILVTQFNSLIRPLIIMTSVLFSTIGVFGGIATFKMDFVVVMTGIGLVSLAGIVVNNAIVLIDYIGLLKERRRVELGLAENDFLPMKYATDCIITAGKTRLRPVLLTAITTILGLIPMAIGMNFDFYGALSRFKPDLYFGGDNVIFWGPISWTVIFGLTFSTFLTLIIVPVMYRVTVTLQKKFAEWTGQAKRIH from the coding sequence ATGGATAATAAAAACATAATACGAAACTTTGGTCCTACAACTTGGGCACTAAAAAATAGGAATACCATATTTCTTCTTTCTTTTATTATTGCCCTATTTGGAATAGTAGCATATAAGGGGCTACCCAAGGAGCTTTTCCCTGAGGTTTACTATCCTACCATTATGGTGCAAACCTTCTACCCGGGGAATCCGCCTGTTGATATTGAGAACCTAATTACCCGTCCACTCGAAAAGGAGCTAGAGGATGTAAAGGGGTTAAAGAAGCTTTCGTCGACATCGTTGCAGGACGCTTCAATGATTCTTGTAGAGTTCAACACCGATGTTTCAATTCCCGATGCGCTTCAGGAAACCAAGGATGCGGTTGACAGGGCAAAGAGCGAGCTGCCAAACGACTTGCTAACCGACCCAGTTGTAAACGATATAGACTTCTCCGAATTCCCCATTATCAACATCAACCTTTCGGGCGACTACTCCATTCAGGAGCTGAAACGATTTGCCGAATACCTTGAGGATGAAATTGAAGCCATTCCGGAAGTATCAAAGGTTAACATTCAAGGTGTAGAAGATAGGGAAATTGTTATTGAAGTCGATATGATTAAGCTCGAATCGCTAGGCCTAAGCTTCACAGATATAGAGAATGCAGTGCGATTCGAAAACGTTTCGATGTCGGGAGGCGATATAAAGATTGGAAAAACCCGTCGTTCCATTCGAATTATAGGTGAGTTCGCCAGCATCAAGGAGATTGAGGCCATATCGGTAAAACGCGATAAGGATAAAACTATTTACCTACGCGATGTGGCAAAGGTAAAGGACACTTTCAAAGAGCCCACAACTATTGCACGACTAAACGGGAAGCCAGTAGTTTCTGTTCAGGTGGTGAAAAAGAGTGGCGAGAACCTGCTAAATGCCACCGACCAGATTTTTGCCATTCTTGAACATGCGCAAAAATCAAAGGTTCTTCCTGCTCAGCTTGAATTAACTATAACAAACGACCAAAGCGACCTTATTAGAAAGCAGCTATCGAACTTAGAAAATAGCATGATACTTGGAGTAATCCTAGTTGTACTCGTTCTTTTTTACTTTTTAGGCACTCGAAACGCTCTTTTCGTTGGGCTTTCAATTCCTTTAAGTATGCTCCTTTCATTTGTTGTGATTAACCTTATTGGTTATCGTATCAACATGATTGTGCTATTTTCGCTAATACTTGCATTGGGAATGCTTGTTGATAATGCTATAGTTGTAGTTGAGAACATCTATCGCTTTGTCGATAATGGCCATAAGCCCTTTGAAGCTGCAAGATTAGCAGTGGGAGAAATAGCAGGACCAGTAATTGCGTCGACAATTACAACACTTGCAGCGTTTCTACCTTTAGCCTTTTGGCAAGGGCTTACTGGTGAATTCATGAAGAACCTTCCTGTAACCCTTATCATTGTTCTTACATCATCGCTTGCTGTTGCGCTAGTCATTATTCCAGTAATTACTGCAACATTTATTAAGCATGGCGATGAGATGCACGATAACATTCCCGATAAACGCAAAGCCTACAGAGCCTCGTCAATAATTGGTGCCTTTGCTGTCGTTTTCTACCTAACAAAAGTGTTTATACTTGCAAATATTCTTGCCATACTGGCCATTATCATCTTCCTAAATGCAATTTTCTTTTATAAGGTTGAACGATGGTTCCGTTACCGATTCTTAACCTGGCTAGAGAGAGCCTACACTAAGGTTTTAACATTTAGCTTAGTTGGGAAACGACCATTTTGGATTACACTAGGCACTTTCTTCCTTCTTATTTTTACAATCATTTTCTTTGCTATCCGTTCGCCCGAAATCAAATTCTTCCCTTCAAGCGACCCTAACTATATCAATGTTATTGCGGAGCTACCAATAGGAAGCGATTTGGCAGCAACTGATTCGGTAATGATGATGATAGAGAATGATATCAATAGGGTTCTCGCACCAAATAAAGAAATTGTCAAATCGGTTCTTACTACCGTTGGTAAAGGCGACCCAGAGAAGTGGGCATTAGCAGGCTCACAATTCAACAAGGGGCTAACAACAATCACCTTTGTCGATTACAAGGACCGCGGAGGAGTAAATACGTCAAAAATAATGCGTCAGCTAAATGAGGAGCTGCTAAACAAATATCCTGGTGTAAAAATATCAATTGCCCAAAATCAGATGGGGCCTCCCGCTGGAAAAGCAATTAATATTGAGGTTAGTGGTCAAGATTTTGAAACCTTAATTTCATCGGCCGATTCTATCATCAGCTACATCAACTCAAATAACATTGACGGCATTGAGGGACTTAAACTTGACATTGAGCTAGGCAAACCCGAACTGATTGTTAAAATTGATAGGGATAAGGCAAGACGGTTTGGACTTAGTACCATGCAAATTGCCTCAACAATAAGAACAGCCATATATGGTAAGGAGATTTCAAAATTTAAGGATGGCGAAGACGACTACTCTATACAGCTGAGGTATGCCGATAAGTATCGTTACAGCCTTGCCGATATCATGAACCAGAAGATTGGTTTTATGGAGAACGGTCAACTCGTTCAGATTCCCCTTTCTGCTGTTGCCGATTTTGAATACTCAAACACCTATGGTTCGGTAATGCGTAAAGACAAAAAACGTGTTGTTACCATCTACTCAAACGTTGTAAAGGGTTATAATGCGACCAGCATAAACAACCAGCTAAAGCTTCTACTATCGGATTTCAACCTGCCAGAAGGCTATAGTATATCATTTACAGGCGAACAGGAGGAGCAACAAAAATCGATGGAGTTCCTAAGTAGGGCAATGCTCATAGCACTGTCTCTAATTCTCCTTATACTTGTTACACAGTTTAACTCCTTAATTCGACCCTTAATTATTATGACTAGCGTTCTGTTTAGCACCATCGGTGTTTTTGGGGGAATAGCCACTTTTAAAATGGATTTTGTAGTGGTAATGACTGGTATAGGACTTGTTTCGCTTGCCGGAATTGTTGTTAATAATGCCATCGTGCTAATTGACTACATTGGACTTCTAAAGGAGCGTCGTAGAGTTGAGCTTGGACTAGCCGAGAACGATTTTCTACCCATGAAATATGCTACAGACTGCATTATTACTGCAGGGAAAACAAGGCTACGGCCTGTTCTACTAACTGCAATTACAACAATTCTTGGTCTTATCCCCATGGCTATAGGAATGAACTTCGACTTCTATGGGGCCCTCAGTCGATTTAAGCCCGACCTTTATTTTGGGGGTGATAATGTGATTTTCTGGGGACCAATTTCATGGACAGTAATCTTTGGTCTTACCTTCTCAACTTTTCTTACTCTAATTATAGTTCCCGTGATGTATCGTGTAACTGTTACTCTCCAGAAGAAGTTTGCAGAGTGGACAGGTCAAGCAAAAAGAATCCATTAA
- a CDS encoding efflux RND transporter periplasmic adaptor subunit: MKRIVPIFIAASLFAGCGNQDSPEALKAKLSKLKEQSTNINHQIKLIESRLAEIDTLNNGSNRISVIAERVKSEPFNHYFIASGKVELENQAAISTETNGQVKKIYVRKGERVKKGDILIALNTSIIENSISEVKIGLELATKVYEKQKALWEQNIGTELQYLQAKNQKESLEQKLKTLNAQLDMSIVKAPFDGIVDDIYIKEGELASPGKPVAYLLNPDKIKIEADISESFLSKVHVGDKIAVTFPTFPDIKIETEISRIGNYIDPKTRTITIQVNSNNPSGMIKPNQIALLYINDYYNPKAITVPSIILKQDTKGTFLFTVDKASNREVAKKVYVKTGISFNDRTEVVKGLKDGDMVIVAGYNMVSNSIPVNVSIR; encoded by the coding sequence ATGAAGCGGATAGTACCAATTTTTATAGCAGCATCACTTTTTGCAGGATGCGGCAACCAGGATAGCCCTGAAGCGCTGAAGGCAAAGCTATCAAAGCTCAAAGAGCAGTCGACAAACATAAACCATCAGATTAAGCTGATAGAGTCCAGGTTGGCAGAGATTGATACGTTAAACAACGGGAGCAATCGCATTTCGGTTATAGCCGAAAGGGTAAAATCGGAACCCTTTAACCACTACTTTATAGCAAGCGGTAAGGTTGAACTTGAGAATCAGGCAGCCATTAGCACCGAAACAAATGGTCAGGTTAAAAAGATTTATGTTAGAAAAGGAGAAAGGGTTAAAAAGGGCGATATACTAATAGCACTCAACACAAGTATAATAGAGAATAGCATATCGGAGGTTAAAATAGGTTTGGAGCTGGCTACCAAGGTTTACGAGAAGCAAAAGGCGCTATGGGAACAAAACATTGGGACGGAGCTTCAGTATTTACAGGCTAAAAACCAGAAAGAGAGCCTTGAGCAAAAGCTCAAAACCCTTAATGCGCAGCTCGATATGTCCATCGTAAAGGCACCTTTCGATGGTATTGTGGATGATATTTACATTAAAGAGGGCGAACTTGCCTCGCCTGGAAAACCCGTAGCCTACCTGCTCAACCCCGACAAGATAAAGATAGAGGCCGATATTTCCGAAAGTTTTCTGAGTAAGGTACACGTTGGCGATAAGATTGCCGTAACCTTTCCCACCTTTCCCGACATCAAAATTGAAACGGAGATTTCAAGAATTGGCAATTACATTGACCCTAAAACCCGAACCATTACCATTCAGGTTAACTCCAACAACCCTTCGGGCATGATAAAGCCCAACCAGATAGCACTTCTGTACATAAACGATTACTACAATCCCAAGGCAATAACAGTGCCAAGTATCATTCTAAAACAGGATACTAAGGGCACTTTCCTATTTACAGTTGATAAGGCCAGTAACCGGGAAGTTGCTAAAAAGGTTTATGTAAAAACAGGCATATCGTTCAACGATAGAACCGAAGTGGTAAAAGGATTAAAAGATGGGGATATGGTGATTGTTGCAGGCTATAACATGGTTAGCAACAGCATACCTGTTAATGTTTCCATTAGATAG
- a CDS encoding TolC family protein, with amino-acid sequence MRTLQRLTYLLFSVGFTLGAAGQENSYTFTLNEAKAFALSNNLTRKNAAIDVTIAKKKVWETTAQGLPQVSAGVDFQYILNDLPKLTLPGSDGQPTQIEVGEKANATYSVTISQLVFNGPYIVGLQAAKAYKNLSENALVKTDQDIKANVTAGYLTVLLLQETSQIMDSSVANLKRIAHDTEQLYRTGFADKTAVDQVRVSVSLLENSSAETKRQLSSSVKLLKLQLGLPDSANLILSDKLTEMIARYNPNANDIAFDPSKNIDLKILDNQVNISKLQLKLNKSNFLPSVSAFVSFQRLHKEPLINFTPTALLGAKLTLPIFSSGMRLSKVQQAKLEVSKSINTYYQTLQNVEMGFADAKASLSVAWSKYETQKMNKELAKQVLDDVRTKYKNGLASQVDVIQANDKYLQAVGNYLAAIVEVINARVKLDKLSGNI; translated from the coding sequence ATGAGAACACTACAAAGGTTAACCTACTTACTGTTTTCAGTGGGGTTTACACTCGGTGCAGCTGGACAGGAGAACAGCTACACCTTTACCCTGAATGAGGCAAAAGCTTTTGCCCTAAGCAATAACCTCACCCGTAAGAATGCAGCTATCGATGTGACGATAGCGAAGAAAAAGGTTTGGGAGACAACGGCCCAAGGCCTGCCACAGGTTAGCGCCGGAGTTGATTTCCAGTACATCCTGAACGACCTGCCGAAACTAACGCTACCCGGTTCCGATGGCCAACCCACCCAAATAGAGGTTGGGGAAAAGGCCAACGCCACCTACAGCGTAACCATTTCGCAGCTTGTTTTTAACGGCCCCTACATTGTTGGCCTTCAGGCCGCAAAGGCTTACAAAAACCTGTCGGAAAATGCTTTGGTAAAAACCGACCAGGACATAAAAGCCAATGTTACCGCAGGATATCTTACCGTTCTGCTTTTGCAAGAAACATCGCAAATCATGGACTCCAGCGTGGCCAACCTGAAGCGAATTGCCCACGATACGGAACAGCTCTACCGAACCGGTTTTGCCGACAAAACAGCCGTTGATCAGGTTAGGGTATCGGTTTCGTTACTCGAAAACTCTTCGGCCGAAACAAAGCGCCAGCTGAGCTCATCGGTAAAACTTCTGAAGCTTCAGCTAGGGCTGCCCGATAGCGCTAACCTTATCTTATCCGATAAACTAACCGAAATGATAGCGCGCTATAACCCAAATGCCAATGATATAGCCTTTGACCCAAGCAAAAATATCGACCTGAAAATACTTGATAATCAGGTTAACATAAGCAAGCTACAGCTCAAGCTGAACAAATCTAATTTCTTACCAAGTGTATCGGCTTTCGTCTCTTTCCAGCGATTACACAAGGAGCCTCTAATAAATTTTACTCCTACTGCGTTACTAGGGGCAAAGCTTACTCTCCCAATCTTTTCAAGTGGCATGCGATTATCAAAAGTTCAGCAGGCTAAGCTAGAGGTTTCCAAGTCGATAAACACATACTACCAAACGCTACAAAACGTAGAAATGGGCTTTGCCGATGCAAAGGCCAGCCTGAGCGTGGCTTGGAGCAAGTACGAAACTCAAAAGATGAACAAGGAGCTGGCCAAGCAGGTGCTCGACGATGTTAGGACAAAGTATAAAAACGGCCTGGCCTCGCAGGTTGATGTGATACAGGCTAACGACAAATACCTGCAAGCAGTGGGCAACTACCTTGCTGCCATAGTTGAAGTGATTAACGCAAGGGTAAAACTTGATAAGCTATCAGGCAACATCTAA
- a CDS encoding TetR/AcrR family transcriptional regulator, producing MNQEFDHIVAKVREMYAKYGIKSVTMDDVSRNLGISKKTLYRYVTDKNELVDKVIDYEIEQLNKGMNCVEKDRFNAIEELLIVSKILNHKMKAINLSTIYDLRKYYPLLYERLTKARREKMISSVISNIEKGQKEGFYRTDLNPSIIARLQISRIESFIDNDIFTLDEMSSENFFKEVFIYHIRGIANQKGIEFLEHKMRDFDINELFDAEFLTQSI from the coding sequence ATGAATCAGGAGTTCGATCACATAGTTGCGAAGGTCCGTGAGATGTATGCCAAGTATGGCATTAAAAGCGTTACCATGGACGACGTTTCCCGAAACCTTGGCATCTCAAAAAAAACATTATACAGGTATGTAACCGATAAGAACGAGCTGGTTGATAAGGTTATCGATTATGAGATTGAGCAGCTTAACAAGGGAATGAATTGCGTGGAGAAGGATAGGTTTAACGCCATTGAGGAGCTACTCATTGTTAGTAAAATACTGAACCACAAAATGAAGGCAATTAACCTTTCCACCATATATGACCTAAGAAAATATTACCCGCTGCTATACGAAAGGCTAACCAAAGCCAGGCGCGAGAAGATGATATCAAGCGTGATATCGAATATTGAAAAGGGACAAAAAGAGGGTTTTTACAGGACAGACCTAAACCCAAGCATTATTGCAAGGTTGCAAATTTCGAGAATCGAAAGCTTTATCGACAACGACATCTTCACGCTCGACGAGATGTCGTCGGAGAACTTTTTCAAGGAGGTTTTTATCTATCACATTAGGGGCATAGCCAACCAGAAAGGGATTGAATTTTTGGAGCACAAGATGAGAGATTTTGACATAAACGAGCTTTTCGATGCCGAATTTCTCACCCAGTCGATATAA
- a CDS encoding helix-turn-helix transcriptional regulator, with translation MPINKNALIRYQVLDRCFRNTGRKYYVEDLIEEINKVLQDIDPSKSVSKRQVLDDINFMESSEGFSADIERIQDGRRKFYRYSNPEFSINNIPIKQEEIEKIKAAIDVLARFEGMPQFDWVYEVVPLLQHKFGGLQSNGNPVVSFDFNRDLKGLEHFGVLFNAIINQQVLRIGYKRYFAEEPKYFHYHPYHLKEYNNRWFVLGFNQEEDNPYWNLALDRIISIEVTSLKYIQSETDWEEFFYDIVGVTRYADAEPVEIKLLFSKTRAPYVITKPLHPSQKHRFVGDKLEVRIKVIPNKELFALLLNFCPDIEVLEPEDVRAQFQNTLKESLCLAERNLGISG, from the coding sequence ATGCCAATTAACAAGAATGCCTTAATTCGATATCAGGTATTAGATCGATGCTTCAGGAATACTGGCAGAAAGTATTACGTTGAGGATTTAATTGAGGAGATTAATAAGGTATTACAAGATATTGATCCCTCTAAATCTGTAAGCAAGAGACAGGTTCTAGATGATATAAACTTCATGGAGAGCAGCGAGGGTTTTAGTGCCGACATAGAACGAATACAAGACGGCAGGAGAAAATTCTATCGCTATTCGAATCCGGAGTTTTCCATAAATAATATTCCAATCAAACAGGAAGAAATAGAAAAGATTAAGGCGGCCATTGATGTTTTAGCCCGATTTGAGGGTATGCCTCAATTTGATTGGGTGTATGAGGTTGTACCGCTGCTTCAACATAAATTTGGCGGATTACAAAGCAATGGCAATCCTGTTGTTAGCTTCGATTTTAATCGCGATTTGAAGGGACTTGAGCATTTTGGCGTTTTGTTTAATGCCATTATTAACCAGCAGGTTCTTAGGATTGGTTATAAACGCTATTTTGCCGAGGAACCAAAATACTTCCACTACCATCCATACCACCTAAAAGAGTACAATAACAGGTGGTTTGTTTTAGGATTCAACCAGGAAGAGGATAACCCTTACTGGAATCTAGCTCTTGATAGAATTATTAGCATCGAGGTGACATCCCTTAAGTATATTCAATCCGAAACCGATTGGGAGGAGTTTTTTTACGATATTGTTGGCGTGACCCGTTATGCCGATGCCGAACCCGTTGAAATTAAGCTGCTTTTCTCAAAAACTAGGGCACCATATGTTATTACAAAACCATTACACCCCTCTCAAAAACACCGTTTTGTGGGCGATAAGTTGGAGGTTCGTATTAAAGTAATTCCTAATAAAGAGCTTTTTGCGCTTCTCCTAAACTTTTGTCCCGATATTGAGGTTCTTGAACCAGAAGATGTTCGAGCACAATTCCAGAATACTCTTAAGGAAAGCCTTTGTCTTGCCGAACGTAATCTAGGCATTTCTGGTTGA
- a CDS encoding HNH endonuclease, translating to MGVYAVNLDEGTFTQDKDTYKNRLMDPQWKTRKEEILKRDGYRCVVCGSTENLEVHHRQYHYLIAAGRYRDPWDYDDHILITLCKECHSDGHTHYKVPVIFIDKTNKIV from the coding sequence ATGGGTGTATATGCAGTTAATTTGGATGAGGGCACCTTTACCCAGGACAAGGATACCTACAAGAATAGGTTAATGGACCCCCAATGGAAGACACGCAAGGAGGAAATACTAAAGCGCGATGGATATCGGTGTGTGGTTTGTGGTAGTACCGAAAACCTTGAGGTGCATCATAGGCAGTATCATTACCTGATTGCAGCAGGCCGTTACCGCGACCCTTGGGATTACGACGACCACATACTGATTACACTTTGCAAGGAATGCCACTCCGATGGACATACGCATTATAAAGTACCAGTAATATTTATTGATAAAACTAATAAAATTGTATAG